Part of the Methylovirgula sp. 4M-Z18 genome is shown below.
CCGACGAGGGTTGATTGCAGCAGATGACGATTGCGGGGCGTTCCCGGTTGACCGATTTGAGTTCGCGTTTGGGCAAGGTCGCACGAAATGAGGCGACGTGCAGTGCCCAGCCATGTGCCGTGGCAGAAGCGAATCCGGTCTTGCGGGCGCAAGCCACCCGGCCATCGAGGACAGGAGTGAAAGCATGAAGTTCAACAAGCTGCGTCTCGTTGGCTTCAAATCCTTTTGCGATGCCACCGATTTTCATATCGAGCCGGGCCTGACGGGCGTGGTCGGCCCGAATGGGTGCGGCAAGTCGAATCTCGTCGAAGCCATGCGCTGGGTCATGGGCGAAAATTCCTACAAGAACATGCGCGCCTCCGGCATGGACGACGTGATCTTCTCCGGTTCGGGCAACCGGCCGATGCGCAACACGGCGGAAGTGGGCCTCGTCCTCGACAATGCGGACCGCACGGCGCCCGCCGCCTTCAACGATTCCGAAATCCTCGAAGTCACCCGCCGCATCGAGCGCGAAGCGGGCTCGGTCTACCGGGTGAACGGCAAGGAAGTGCGCGCTCGCGACGTGCAATTGCTGTTTGCGGACGCCTCCACCGGCGCGCGCTCGCCGGCCATGGTGCGCCAGGGGCAGATCGGCGAATTGATCAATGCCAAGCCGCAGGCGCGCCGCCGCATCCTGGAAGAGGCGGCGGGCGTGGCCGGCCTGCATTCGCGCCGGCACGAGGCCGAGCTGCGGCTCAAGGGGGCGGAAGAAAACCTCACTCGCCTCGATGACGTGTTGAAGCAGATCGATTCGCAGGTGGACAGCCTGAAGCGCCAGGCCCGTCAGGCGACGCGCTACAAGACGCTCGCCGCCGACATCCGCCGCAACCAGGCACTGTTGTATTACCTCTCGCACCGCGACGCCGCGGCGGGCCTGTTCGAAGCCGAGCGCAAGCTGGAGGCCGATACGCGCGAAGTCGCCGAACGCACGCAGCATCAGGCCGAAGCCGCGCGCCTGCAAGCCTTGGCCGCCCATGCGCTGCCCGGATTGCGCGACACCGAGGCGAAGGCCGGCGCCGCCCTGCAGCGTCTCGTTCTCGCCCGCGAAACGCTCGACGCGGAAGAGCGCCGGGCCAAGGAGCGGGTGGCGGAGTTACAGCGCCGCATCGTGCAATTGCAGCAGGATCTCGCGCGCGAGCGCTCGCTGATCGAGGATGCGTCGGGCGTGTTGACGCGACTCGACGAGGAAGATCAGGCCCTGCAGGAAGAGCAGCAGGAAAACGCCGAATCCGAGCTGATGGCCAAGGAGCGCCTCGAAGAGGCCGAGGCCGCGCTCGTCGAGACGGAAGCGGCACTCGCCGAGGCACAGGCGCAATATTCGGACATCAATGCCCGCCGCACGGCGCTCGAACGCTCGCTGAACGATGAAGCGGTCCGCCTGGCGCGTTTCGAGAGCGAAGTTGCCAAGGTCGCGCAGGAGCTGAGTGCTCTCAAGGCGCAAGCTGCGAGCGACGATGAAGTCGCTCATCTGCTCGAAGCGCTCGAAATGGCGCGCGAGGCGCAAGGCCAAGCCGAAGAACAGGCATTGATCGCGGAAGAGCGCCATGCGGCGGCCCGCGACGAGGAAGCCGCGACGCGTGGCCCGCTTGGTGAGGCGGAGCGCGCCGCCCAGCGGCTCGAAACCGAGGTCCGCACCCTCGAAAAGCTGCTCAATACGGCGGCGAGCGATCTCTGGCCGCCGGTGGTCGAAGAAATCAGCGTCGCCAAAGGCTATGAGGCAGCGCTCGGCGCCGCCTTGGGCGACGATCTCGATGCCTCCAGCAATCCCTCGGCGCCGGCCCATTGGTCCTTGCTCGATCATGCGGGCGAAGATCCGGCTCTGCCGCAAGGCGTTTCGTCACTCGCGACTCTGGTGACAGCGCCGCCCGCTCTGGCGCGTCGCCTCGCGCAAATCGGCGTCGTGCTGCGTGCCGAGGGTGCGCAGTTGCAAAAGCTGCTCAAGCCCGGCCAGCGGCTCGTCTCCAAGGAAGGCGACCTGTGGCGCTGGGACGGCTTCATCGCCGCCGCCGAGGCGCCGACGCCCGCCGCCCGCCGTTTGGCGGAGAAGAACCGGCTCGGCGATTTGCAGATCGAACTGGAACTGGCGCGCGAAGCCGCTGAAACCCAGCGGGCGCAGGCTGAACGGGCGCAAGTCGCCTTGCGCAACGCCGCGCAGCTCGAAAGCGACGCGCGCAACGCCGCCCGCACCAGCACGCGCGTCACTGAAGAGGCGCGCGAAAAGGTCGGAGCGGCGGAGCGGCAGCGGGCGCAGGTCGCCCAGCGGGTCGCGGCGCTCGAGGAGGCGCATGCACGCCTATCGGTGAGCCTTGAAGAAGCTGCTCACAAGAGGGCCGAAGCCGAGGCGGCACTCACCGATTTGCAGGCAACGGCGCAGCTTGGCGCTTCGCTCGAGGGCGCACGGGCCCGCGCGCATCAGGATCGTGCCCGCGTGTCGGAAGCGCGCGCCGCCGTCCAGACTTTGGCGCGCGAAGCCGAAATGCGTAACCGCCGCCGGGCGACGATCGCGCAAGAACGTGCCTCCTGGATGGATCGCCAGGGCCGTGCCAACAGCCAGATCGGCGAGATCGAATCGCGTCTCGAAGAGGCGAGCGAAGAGCATCGCAATTTCGACGATTCGCCGGATGTCTTCCTCATGCAGCGCCGCAATCTCATGGGCGAGATCGACGCCGCCGAGGAAGCCCGCAAACAGGCCGCCGATGCCCGCGCGAATGCCGAAAGCGGCCTCGCGCAGGCCGATAGCGCGGCGCGCCAGGCGCTCGAGGCGATGAGCCATGTGCGCGAGGAGCGGGCCCGCACCGAAGCGCGGGTCGAAGCCACGCGCCAGCGCCTCGCCGAAATCATTCACACGATCGCGACCGATCTTGAATGCGAGCCGCATCAGATGGCGGCTCTTGCCGGCGTTTTGCCGGGCGACGATTTGCCCACCGCGCTCGATGTCGAGCGCAATCTCGAAGGCCTCAAGGCCGACCGCGAGCGTTTGGGCGCGGTGAACCTGCGCGCCGACGACGAGTTGAACGAGATCGATGAGCGGCGCGTCAGCCTGATGGGCGAGAAGGAAGACCTGACCGAGGCGATCCGCAAATTGCGCGTCGCGATTCAGAACTTGAATCGCGAAGGCCGCGAGCGACTTCTCGCCGCCTTTGATCAGGTCAACACCCATTTCAAGGAATTGTTCACGACGCTGTTCGGCGGCGGTGCGGCGGAATTGCAATTGATCGAATCGGACGATCCGCTCGAAGCCGGCCTCGAAATCCTGGCCCGTCCGCCGGGCAAGAAGCCGCAGACCATGTCGCTGCTTTCGGGCGGCGAGCAGGCGCTGACCGCTTTGTCGCTGATCTTCGCGGTCTTCCTCACCAACCCGTCGCCGATCTGCGTGCTCGACGAGGTGGACGCGCCGCTCGACGATGCCAATGTGGAGCGCTTCTGCGACCTGCTCGACGAAATGGCGAAACAGACCGACACGCGCTTCCTCACCATCACCCACAATCCGATCACCATGGCGCGCATGGACCGGCTCTTCGGCGTGACGCAGGCCGAGCGCGGCGTGTCGCAACTCGTGTCGGTGGATCTGGCCCAGGCCGAGGAACTTGTTGCGGCACAATAGGTTCTGATACTAGGAGATGCGATGCGCCCCGACGTCTTACCTACCCCGGAGCGCATCTCCATCGAACTGACGAACAAGTGCGGCAAGAAATGCCCATTTTGCTATAACAAAAGCCATCCGGACGGTGCCGTCGCCTGGGCGTTCGATGAACTTCTGCACTTTGTGCGCGATTGCGCCGCGCGGGGAACGAAAGCGTTTTCCTTCGGTGGCGGCGAGCCGCTGGAATCGGATCTGCTTTTCCCGATCCTGAAAGCGACGCAAGGGCAATTCTTTCGCTCGCTCACCAGCAATGGCTTGCTGCTCGACGAGGCGATGATTCGGCGGCTCGTCGAGGCGAAGCCGGACAAGGTCCATGTTTCCATCCATTTCCCGGGCCTGGAGAGCGAAGTCGCACGGGTCGCCGATCGCGTAAAAGCCTTGGAGCAGGCCGGTATCCGCTCGGGCATCAACCTGCTGGTCGCGCGCTCGAAGCTGGCGCAGGCGCGCGGCGTCGCACGCCGTTTGGCTGACGAGGCCATTGGTCCGGAGCGGATCATCTTTTTGCCGCAGCGGGGCCATGACACGCCGAGTCCGCGCGAAATCGCCGAAGTCGCGGGAAAAGCGCGCTTCCAGTCCATGGCCTGTCTGGTGAAATGCGGCAAGAGCCCGCGTTTCGCTTCGGTCGGCTGGGACAAACAGGTCGCTTGGTGCTCTTATACCGTTTCGCGCCGCGCGATGCTCGAAATCAATGCGAATGGCTTGATGGCCGCTCTGAAAGATCTGCCGGTGACCTATTGCGGAGGAGGGGATGGAAGCGAAATTTGATGGGGCGGATTATCCCGCCGCGCATAGCGCCGACTCGACTTGGTTTGCGGTGGATGCCGACGGGCATGTCGGCGTGTTCGAAACCGGCCCGGAAGGCATGATGCCAAATAGCATTGAGGGAGACGCACAAGGTTTCTTCGGACGAAGCCTTGTCGAGATGGTGGCAACAGAGCGGGATGACGGGGTCTTCGTTATCCGCCACCCGGCGCCTGAACTTACCCCTGGCGAAGGCCTCGAGGTGCTTCGTCAATGGAAGGACGCGTGGGCAAGCTTCATCATCCTTTGCCGGGAGGGAACCATACCGTCGGCGGTGATCGCCGAGCTTAGCGTCGACGAGGATGAAGGTGCGATCGTTCAATTCGACGGAAGCCTGATTTTTGCTGTGCTGAGTTGTGAAGTGAAGTTTTTGCGGCGGGCCGTCGAATCTGGAACGATCACCGGCCTAAAGCTCTTTCAGTTTGGCGAGCAGCTAAGACCGCTTTTGGGATTTTACCCCTATGCGGCGGCTGAGGATTACGGTGGCGAAGATAATCCTTATCTGCGTCAAGGCGCACCGCTGCACCCTATGACACGCGAGGAGCTCACGGATTACGGCCGGGAAGTTGTCCAAGAGGTGGAATTTCAAAATCTGCGTTTTTCCGAACGCGAGAGCATCATACCGGCTGAGCACGTGCCGTGCTCCGGCTGGGGCTCGACCTTTTGGGTCGATGGGAACGGTGAATTGCATCCGCACGAGCCCGTGAAGAACTCGATCGAGGAAGTTCGAGCCGGGATTGTTCGGAACAACGGCATCACGACGGCGATCGCGCCCTACTATGATTTGCTGTGCGCGCTGGGGCACGATCCGCTTCGCGACATGCCAAACGCCGAGTCGTTGCGCGAAAGAGTGGAGGGGAAGGGCATCGATATGAACGCAGCCCGGATGGATGAGATTGTTGCCGATATCCGTGCACGAACATCGCCACAGGCGCCAGCGCCGCGTCCGTATCAGCCGTCAACCGAGCCGGGATTGTTACAGCGCTTCTTGCGCTGGCTTTTCGGCAAGCCGGGTGCGTAATCGATAGCCAATTTGCGGGTATGTGGTGGGAAAGCGAAAAAACCCTTGAAACGGTGGCATTTGAATTGCATTGACGCTGCACAGTAAATCGTCTTTCGCCCTGTCATCTCGCCGCTCGGTTTTCATTTAAGCCCCATGCTCTCCGTCCTCATCCCTGTCGAACACCGCGAACCCGCGCTCGTGCATACATTGGCCTCCCTCGTGCCGGGCGTGGTGGCGGGGCTTGTGCGCGATGTGTCGGTGCTCGATTACGGGCAGGATCCGGATCTGGAGCGCCTGTGCGACGAAGGCGGCTGCCATCTGTGGCGTCAGAGCGATGTGTTTCAGGCGGCGTTGCAGGCTGCCCGGTCCGACTGGGTCATGGTGGTCCCGGCCGGACTCGTTCTCATCGAGCCTTGGCAGGCGCGGCTGCGCGAGTTTTTCCTGACGAGCGAGGGTGGGGCTTTGCTGATTGGCGAGCAGCGTAATCGGTCTCGCGGCATCGAGCGCTTGTGGCGCAGACTGTTCGCGCCGCGGAGCGGTGTGTTGATCGCTCCCCGGTCCGCCTTGTTGCAGGCCCGTATCGGCCGATGGAGCGACGCCTCAGCCAGCGTCACACGCAAAACGGAGCAGAGCCGGATTTCCGGTTGCGCCGTCGATCTGCGTCAGAAAGTGTCGTAATACGTCCTGCCGCTCATTGCGATTGGAACGTGTTGCAC
Proteins encoded:
- the smc gene encoding chromosome segregation protein SMC, which produces MKFNKLRLVGFKSFCDATDFHIEPGLTGVVGPNGCGKSNLVEAMRWVMGENSYKNMRASGMDDVIFSGSGNRPMRNTAEVGLVLDNADRTAPAAFNDSEILEVTRRIEREAGSVYRVNGKEVRARDVQLLFADASTGARSPAMVRQGQIGELINAKPQARRRILEEAAGVAGLHSRRHEAELRLKGAEENLTRLDDVLKQIDSQVDSLKRQARQATRYKTLAADIRRNQALLYYLSHRDAAAGLFEAERKLEADTREVAERTQHQAEAARLQALAAHALPGLRDTEAKAGAALQRLVLARETLDAEERRAKERVAELQRRIVQLQQDLARERSLIEDASGVLTRLDEEDQALQEEQQENAESELMAKERLEEAEAALVETEAALAEAQAQYSDINARRTALERSLNDEAVRLARFESEVAKVAQELSALKAQAASDDEVAHLLEALEMAREAQGQAEEQALIAEERHAAARDEEAATRGPLGEAERAAQRLETEVRTLEKLLNTAASDLWPPVVEEISVAKGYEAALGAALGDDLDASSNPSAPAHWSLLDHAGEDPALPQGVSSLATLVTAPPALARRLAQIGVVLRAEGAQLQKLLKPGQRLVSKEGDLWRWDGFIAAAEAPTPAARRLAEKNRLGDLQIELELAREAAETQRAQAERAQVALRNAAQLESDARNAARTSTRVTEEAREKVGAAERQRAQVAQRVAALEEAHARLSVSLEEAAHKRAEAEAALTDLQATAQLGASLEGARARAHQDRARVSEARAAVQTLAREAEMRNRRRATIAQERASWMDRQGRANSQIGEIESRLEEASEEHRNFDDSPDVFLMQRRNLMGEIDAAEEARKQAADARANAESGLAQADSAARQALEAMSHVREERARTEARVEATRQRLAEIIHTIATDLECEPHQMAALAGVLPGDDLPTALDVERNLEGLKADRERLGAVNLRADDELNEIDERRVSLMGEKEDLTEAIRKLRVAIQNLNREGRERLLAAFDQVNTHFKELFTTLFGGGAAELQLIESDDPLEAGLEILARPPGKKPQTMSLLSGGEQALTALSLIFAVFLTNPSPICVLDEVDAPLDDANVERFCDLLDEMAKQTDTRFLTITHNPITMARMDRLFGVTQAERGVSQLVSVDLAQAEELVAAQ
- a CDS encoding radical SAM protein encodes the protein MRPDVLPTPERISIELTNKCGKKCPFCYNKSHPDGAVAWAFDELLHFVRDCAARGTKAFSFGGGEPLESDLLFPILKATQGQFFRSLTSNGLLLDEAMIRRLVEAKPDKVHVSIHFPGLESEVARVADRVKALEQAGIRSGINLLVARSKLAQARGVARRLADEAIGPERIIFLPQRGHDTPSPREIAEVAGKARFQSMACLVKCGKSPRFASVGWDKQVAWCSYTVSRRAMLEINANGLMAALKDLPVTYCGGGDGSEI